The sequence below is a genomic window from Meiothermus sp. Pnk-1.
CGGTCAAGGAGAAGCGGCCCACCGTACGGCAAATCTACCGGGCCCACCTCACCGTCCTCACCCCCGATATCGCCCAGGATGCCAAAAACGAGCGGGAAATCCACCTCGAGTTCGTAGGGTCGGGGTTTCTGCGGGGCCAGGTGCGGAGCATGGTAGGTACCCTGGTCGAGATAGGACTGGGTAAACGAGACTCGCAGAGCGTACGGGAGTTGCTCAAGGGCGGCCGCCGCTCCCAGGCCGGGCCGACCGCCCCTCCCCAGGGGCTGTACTTTGTCGGGGCGGGCTACACGCCGTGGGGGGCAGCATGAACGGACCACGTATCCTTATCCTCTCCAACGGCCACGGCGAGGACGCCATCGGGGTGGCCATCGCCCGGGAGCTAGCGCACTTAGGCCTCGAGCCCCTGCCCCTCCCGCTGGTGGGCCGGGGAAACGCCTACGAGCGGGCCGGTTTTCCGGTGCTGGGGCCGCGCCGGGAGATGCCCTCGGGGGGGTTCGTGCGCCTCAACCCCCGGGCCCTCCTGGCCGATCTGCGCGCCGGCTGGCTGGCGATGACCCAAGCGCAGGTGCGGGCATTGCGCGCGGTGGCTGCGGGGGCGGCCACGCTGGTGGTGGGCGACCTCTACGGGCTTTTTCTGGGCAGCCGCTACGGGGGGAGGCCGCTTTTCCAGGTGCAGCCGCTGGTCTCGGTGCGCTACCCGGGGGGAAGGGGCCTCGAGGCCATCGAACACCTCCCCGCCCAACGCTTTCTGCTCCCCGAGCGGCTACTCATGCGCCGGGCCGCGCGGGTCTACCCCCGCGACCCCGAGAGCGCGGCCTGGCTCCAGGCGCGGGGGGTCCGGCAAGCGGTGTACCTGGGAAACCCCCTGCTCGACGCCCTCGAGGGCGAGGCCCCCCTCGAGCCCTCCCCCCCCTATCTCCTCCTCCTCCCCGGCTCCCGGAGCGATGCCTACTTCAGCCTGCCGATCATGCTGGAGGCGGTGCGCGCGCTGCGCCTCCCGGGGCTGACCCCGCTCGTGGCTTGGGCAGGGCTGGACCTGGAGCGGCTACGCGCCCCGGGCTGGAGGCTCGAGCGGCTCGCTGGCCGGGAGGCCGGCATCACCCACACCCTGAGCCACCCCGACGGCACCCGGGTCTTCCTCACCCAGGGAGCCTTCAAATCGGCCCTGCTGGGGTCCAGGCTGGCCTTCTCAACCTCCGGCAGCGCCGCCGAGCAGGCCGCCGGGCACGGAGTACCCCTCATCGGCTTCCCCACCCCGGGCCCGCAGTACACCGCGAGCTTTGCCCGGGCACAGCAGCAGCTGTTGGGCCGGGCCCTCACCCTGACCCCTCCCTCTCCTCCTGAGCTTGCCCAGGCCGCCCGGACCCTGCTCGCTCACCCCGAGGCCTACCGAGCCGCGCAGGAGGAAGGGGAAAAAGCCATGGGGGTGCCCGGAGCAGCCCGGCGCATCGCCGAGGACATCGCCGCGCTGGCCTACCTCCCCCAGACCTCGAGCCACACCCGGTAAGCCCCTAGCGGCTGGAAGCTGGCGTCCAGCCCCAGCCGTACCCCATCGGCGTAGCTGTAGGCCAGGCCGAGCAGCAGCTTGCGCCCGGGGTTCCACCAGAAGGAGCCCTCGAGGGCGTCCTGAGGGGAAACGGCCCACCTGCCGTGGCCGAACACCCCCCGGTCGCCCTGCCAATACAGCCCCCCGTACACCCCTTCCAGTCCCAGGCGCGGGG
It includes:
- a CDS encoding lipid-A-disaccharide synthase-related protein; the protein is MNGPRILILSNGHGEDAIGVAIARELAHLGLEPLPLPLVGRGNAYERAGFPVLGPRREMPSGGFVRLNPRALLADLRAGWLAMTQAQVRALRAVAAGAATLVVGDLYGLFLGSRYGGRPLFQVQPLVSVRYPGGRGLEAIEHLPAQRFLLPERLLMRRAARVYPRDPESAAWLQARGVRQAVYLGNPLLDALEGEAPLEPSPPYLLLLPGSRSDAYFSLPIMLEAVRALRLPGLTPLVAWAGLDLERLRAPGWRLERLAGREAGITHTLSHPDGTRVFLTQGAFKSALLGSRLAFSTSGSAAEQAAGHGVPLIGFPTPGPQYTASFARAQQQLLGRALTLTPPSPPELAQAARTLLAHPEAYRAAQEEGEKAMGVPGAARRIAEDIAALAYLPQTSSHTR